A single window of Brassica rapa cultivar Chiifu-401-42 unplaced genomic scaffold, CAAS_Brap_v3.01 Scaffold0564, whole genome shotgun sequence DNA harbors:
- the LOC117130573 gene encoding uncharacterized protein LOC117130573 — protein MSSDDERNRPGNSVAGLSNLQMRALNDSMSNMLNVGLDQIHQRLDENQASQAPSRAGARRDRLRRNTRLSGLKLKIQPFEGKNDPDVFLEWERKIEYVFDCQNFSELKKVRLAVTEFSGYAINWYDQVVTLKRRTGERPIETWDEFSMLMRRRFVPAHYHRDLHQKLRRLLQGTKSVEDLETLMIKADVDEPMDATMARFLSGLNRDIQDRMELQEYGSVEQMLHKAILIEQQVKRKNFSNPAITSKPAYSPRSAFAPKLSYQDKGKSSYTTHNAFKTDVPARDDKGKAVDTSGRARDIRCFKCQGLGHFAKNCPNQRVMILTENGEVESEDEQENKEYLGPIFDEEDESFGYPHHGPLLVARKGMVESIFDETDGRLVDGSDPAFDDESDPIYDEEPCLDYPAHGPLLVTRRTLSVQPKNNEKEQRENLFHSRCLVSEKKLGLATRPLCRPFRMEWLNEAGERYVKEQVTVPITIGRYEDEVVCNVLPMDACNILLGRPWQFDKRAVHDDFTNRHSFDHKGKKITLVPLTPFGGSSRSDPAQEEP, from the exons ATGAGTAGCGATGATGAACGGAACCGTCCCGGAAACTCAGTTGCCGGATTGTCTAACCTTCAAATGCGTGCTTTgaatgattctatgtctaacATGTTGAACGTAGGTTTAGATCAGATCCATCAGAGGCTTGATGAGAACCAGGCCAGCCAAGCTCCTTCTAGAGCCGGAGCAAGAAGAGACCGTCTGCGTAGGAACACTCG CCTAAGTGGATTGAAACTAAAAATCCAACCTTTTGAGGGTAAAAATGATCCTGATGTTTTTCTTGAATGGGAGAGAAAAATTGAATATGTCTTTGATTGTCAAAACTTTTCTGAACTTAAGAAAGTTAGACTAGCTGTTACTGAATTctctggctatgctattaattGGTATGATCAAGTTGTGACCCTTAAGAGGAGAACAGGTGAGAGACCGATTGAGACATGGGATGAGTTTTCCATGCTGATGAGGAGACGATTTGTTCCTGCTCATTATCACCGAGACCTCCACCAGAAACTCAGACGCTTGCTTCAAGGCACGAAGTCTGTGGAAGACTTGGAAACTTTGATGATCAAGGCTGATGTAGACGAGCCCATGGACGCCACTATGGCTAGGTTCCTCTCTGGCCTTAACCGAGACATCCAAGACCGTATGGAGCTTCAAGAGTATGGTAGTGTGgaacagatgctacacaaggcCATCTTGATCGAGCAACAAGTTAAGAGGAAGAATTTCTCAAATCCGGCCATTACCTCTAAACCGGCCTACTCTCCTAGATCGGCTTTTGCTCCTAAGCTAAGCTACCAAGACAAAGGTAAGTCTTCTTACACAACACATAATGCTTTTAAAACTGATGTCCCCGCTCGTGATGACAAAGGAAAGGCAGTTGATACTTCTGGCCGAGCAAGAGACATTaggtgtttcaaatgtcaaggtCTAGGACATTTTGCCAAAAACTGTCCCAACCAACGAGTGATGATTCTTACGGAGAATGGAGAAGTTGAATCTGAGGATGAGCAGGAGAACAAAGAATATCTtggtcctatctttgatgaagAGGACGAGTCCTTTGGATATCCGCATCACGGACCACTACTCGTTGCTAGGAAAGGCATGGTCGAGTCTATTTTTGATGAGACGGACGGCCGCTTGGTCGATGGTTCCGACCCAGCCTTTGATGATGAGTCCGACCCAATCTATGATGAGGAGCCTTGCCTTGACTATCCAGCTCATGGTCCTCTACTTGTCACAAGAAGAACTCTGAGTGTCCAACCCAAAAACAATGAaaaggaacaaagggagaatctctttcattctCGATGCTTAGTTTCTGAAAAG AAACTAGGACTTGCTACTCGGCCTCTCTGTCGTCCTTTCAGGATGGAATGGCTAAACGAGGCTGGAGAACGGTATGTGAAAGAGCAAGTCACTGTCCCTATTACCATTGGCAGATATGAGGACGAGGTCGTTTGCAACGTTCTTCCTATGGATGCATGCAACATTCTCTTGGGCCGGCCATGGCAATTTGATAAGAGAGCCGTGCATGATGACTTCACAAACCGACACTCCTTTGATCATAAAGGGAAGAAGATCACGCTTGTTCCTTTGACACCTTTTGGAGGTTCATCAAGATCAGATCCAGCTCAAGAAGAACCGTGA